The Streptococcaceae bacterium ESL0729 genome has a segment encoding these proteins:
- a CDS encoding teichoic acid D-Ala incorporation-associated protein DltX: MKKIQTFFTGNRIANFTARTVLYFVILVGLLYLYHYSGIGQGGFLYNEF, translated from the coding sequence ATGAAGAAAATACAGACATTTTTTACTGGCAACCGTATTGCTAATTTTACGGCTAGAACAGTACTATATTTTGTTATCCTTGTGGGACTACTTTATCTATACCACTATTCGGGAATAGGCCAGGGTGGCTTCTTGTATAATGAATTTTAG